A DNA window from Siniperca chuatsi isolate FFG_IHB_CAS linkage group LG6, ASM2008510v1, whole genome shotgun sequence contains the following coding sequences:
- the LOC122877199 gene encoding carboxypeptidase N subunit 2: MRFSLFLSSHCCNNLFHPGTGNNQWMSMSRGQIIVLFLSLLFESSLTQIKQCELETDCPKENQNVFSSSTTEIPRLLKPGVTEVFFVASQIKTIPKEAFVENPQLEKVEFMNTNTTSVEPGAFEGLVHLKHIEISSTPLTSIPVGVFKDLSNLEKIILKLNKLRSLEKGLFDGLKKLRELLLHGNVIELIEDGTFDGLENLILLHLAKNNLSAVSADWFSNLSKLQTLRLYENQLTTIPEEIFQNLPNLKEIGLQGNKIAELSPNLFPHKDKLNTLLLDSNLLTGLPQEFFVGFPHLKKLTLQKNKLTSLPPVLFGEMPKLTELSLSQNNLSTLPKRIISSLKKLKKLDLSKNQFVTLHAEYFEGPEKLTELNLLNNKIHLLDADVFEKIQSLTTLKLAHNDLQTLPENIFQPLTKLKKLYINDNPWHCDCNLIHLHLWIKANSDTIVSSVVCEYPENLKGQEIKSLTEDQFICPTLPPTTTLLTTTATTTAPTTTTILSATEPTTSTLTTTPLPTTPTTTLPTTIMPPITTTPTTILATTEPITTILTTTTPTTTFPTITVSTTPLATTTTTIPTTTTLPTTAPTTTISTTIATTAMTTITTTAPTTSITTALTTTISTAIATTAMTTITTTAPTTTTMITTTASTTSITTTPTTTISTAIAPTAMTTIITTAPITTALTTTTTPTTTLTTNTPTTTTSMPTTTMTTTTATTATILRTTQPTTTQMPPPQTTPVVLACPMEPVTQEPSPSFTYQYRNKVQRCKFQMMIYTALLVAEITCTLVLAKFTLSLYHLLQRRERMYYSVKLTRFSYRREIILRPLREAETHRL, from the coding sequence tGGATGAGCATGTCAAGAGGCCAAATCATcgttctttttctgtctttattgttTGAGTCTTCATTGACTCAAATCAAACAATGTGAATTGGAGACAGACTGCCCCAAAGAGaaccaaaatgtttttagttCATCTACGACAGAAATCCCTCGCCTCCTGAAACCAGGTGTGACAGAGGTTTTCTTTGTGGCTAGCCAGATTAAAACAATCCCCAAAGAAGCCTTTGTTGAAAACCCCCAGCTTGAAAAGGTGGAGTTCATGAACACTAATACGACATCTGTTGAGCCAGGAGCTTTTGAAGGTTTGGTACACCTCAAGCATATTGAAATCTCCAGCACTCCATTAACGTCAATCCCAGTGGGAGTCTTTAAAGACCTCAGCAACTTGGAGAAGATTATACTAAAGCTTAACAAGCTCCGTAGTCTGGAGAAGGGCTTGTTTGACGGCCTTAAAAAACTAAGAGAGCTCCTGTTACATGGGAACGTCATCGAATTGATTGAAGACGGGACCTTTGATGGTCTTGAGAACCTTATATTGCTCCATTTAGCTAAAAACAATCTCTCTGCTGTATCTGCCGACTGGTTCTCAAACCTAAGCAAACTGCAGACTCTCCGGCTTTACGAGAATCAGCTGACCACCATTCCTGAAGAGATTTTCCAGAATTTGCCAAACTTGAAGGAAATTGGCTTGCAGGGAAACAAAATAGCAGAATTGTCACCAAATCTTTTTCCACATAAAGACAAACTAAATACGTTACTTTTGGATAGTAATCTTCTGACTGGTTTACCGCAAGAATTTTTCGTTGGTTTCCCTCATCTTAAAAAACTGACCCTACAGAAGAATAAACTGACAAGTCTACCACCAGTGCTTTTTGGAGAAATGCCTAAATTGACTGAGTTAAGCCTCAGTCAAAACAATCTCAGCACTCTTCCTAAAAGAATAATCAGCTCTCTGAAGAAACTCAAGAAGCTAGATTTGTCTAAAAATCAGTTTGTCACCTTGCATGCTGAGTACTTTGAAGGCCCTGAGAAGCTCACAGAGCTGAATCTACTGAACAACAAGATACATTTGCTGGATGCAGATGTGTTTGAAAAGATACAATCACTGACCACACTCAAGCTAGCTCACAACGACCTCCAGACGCTTCCTGAGAATATTTTTCAGCCTTTAACAAAACTCAAAAAACTTTACATCAATGACAACCCTTGGCACTGTGACTGTAATCTGATACATCTTCACCTCTGGATAAAGGCAAACTCTGACACAATTGTGTCTTCCGTGGTCTGTGAGTATCCAGAAAATCTAAAAGGGCAGGAAATCAAATCATTAACAGAGGATCAATTTATTTGCCCCACCCTTCCCCCCACAACCACTCTCTTGACCACCACTGCTACCACAACAGCTCCGACAACTACCACGATACTCTCAGCGACAGAACCAACAACCTCCACCCTTACTACTACACCTCTTCCAACAACACCAACCACCACTTTGCCAACCACCATTATGCCTCCAATAACCACCACACCCACCACTATACTCGCAACCACAGAACCAATCACCACCATCCTTACTACCACAACTCCAACAACCACTTTTCCAACTATCACTGTCTCCACCACACCACTAGCCACAACCACCACAACAATACCAACAACCACAACTCTGCCAACAACTGCACCCACAACCACTATAAGCACAACTATAGCCACCACAGCCATGACCACGATAACAACAACTGCACCCACAACCAGTATAACAACTGCACTCACAACCACTATAAGCACAGCTATAGCCACCACAGCCATGACCACGATAACAACAACTGCACCCACAACCACGACCATGATAACAACAACTGCATCCACAACCAGTATAACAACCACACCCACAACCACTATAAGCACAGCTATAGCCCCCACAGCCATGACCACGATAATAACAACTGCACCCATAACAACTGCGCTCACCACAACAACTACACCCACAACCACGTTAACAACAAATACACCCACAACCACAACAAGTATGCCTACAACCACTATGACCACAACTACAGCTACAACAGCTACCATCCTCAGGACTACCCAACCAACCACCACCCAAATGCCTCCTCCACAAACCACTCCAGTGGTCTTAGCCTGTCCCATGGAGCCAGTCACTCAGGAGCCATCACCTTCCTTCACGTATCAGTACAGAAACAAAGTTCAGCGATGCAAATTTCAGATGATGATCTACACCGCATTGCTGGTGGCGGAGATCACCTGTACACTGGTGTTGGCTAAGTTCACCCTGTCTCTTTACCATCTGCTGCAGCGCAGGGAGAGGATGTACTACAGTGTCAAACTCACCCGCTTCTCCTACAGGAGAGAGATCATCCTCAGGCCTCTACGAGAGGCAGAGACTCACAGACTTTAA